A genomic region of Chlorobaculum parvum NCIB 8327 contains the following coding sequences:
- a CDS encoding sigma-70 family RNA polymerase sigma factor, whose protein sequence is MRQLKISKQITNRESLSLDRYLQEIGKYDLLTAEDEVKLTMAIKEGYDMPVDTVEYKRAKRALDKLIKGNLRFVVSVAKQYQNQGLTLGDLINEGNLGLIKAAKRFDETRGFKFISYAVWWIRQSILQALAEQSRIVRLPLNRVGTLNKISKAYSQLEQEYERDPNTKELANLLDMDSQDVADTLKIAGRHVSVDAPFAQGDDNRLLDVLQNDGHMPDHTLNRDSLTLEVERSLSVLAPREADVIRSYFGIGMENPLTLEEIGEKFKLTRERVRQIKEKAIRRLRQSAYKEVLKEYIGS, encoded by the coding sequence ATGAGGCAATTGAAGATCAGTAAACAGATTACCAACAGGGAGAGCCTCTCCCTCGACCGTTACCTCCAGGAGATCGGCAAGTACGATCTTTTGACGGCCGAAGACGAGGTGAAGCTTACGATGGCCATCAAGGAAGGCTATGACATGCCGGTTGATACCGTCGAGTACAAACGCGCCAAGCGTGCGCTCGACAAGCTGATCAAGGGTAACCTCCGGTTCGTTGTTTCGGTGGCCAAGCAATACCAGAACCAGGGCCTGACCCTCGGCGACCTGATCAACGAGGGGAACCTCGGGCTGATCAAGGCGGCCAAGCGCTTCGACGAAACCCGCGGCTTCAAGTTTATCTCTTACGCTGTGTGGTGGATTCGGCAGTCGATTCTGCAGGCACTTGCTGAGCAGTCGAGGATTGTGCGTCTGCCGCTCAACCGTGTGGGCACGCTGAACAAGATCAGCAAGGCCTACAGCCAGCTTGAGCAGGAGTACGAGCGTGATCCGAACACCAAGGAGCTTGCCAATTTGCTCGACATGGACTCGCAGGATGTGGCCGATACCCTCAAGATCGCCGGACGCCATGTTTCGGTCGATGCGCCATTCGCGCAGGGTGACGACAACCGCCTGCTCGACGTGTTGCAGAACGACGGCCACATGCCCGACCACACGCTGAATCGCGATTCGCTCACCCTCGAAGTCGAGCGCTCGCTTTCTGTGCTTGCCCCGAGAGAGGCCGACGTCATCCGCTCCTACTTCGGCATCGGCATGGAAAACCCGCTGACCCTCGAAGAGATCGGTGAAAAGTTCAAACTCACCCGCGAGCGCGTCCGCCAGATCAAGGAAAAAGCGATCCGTCGCCTGCGTCAGTCCGCCTACAAAGAGGTGCTCAAGGAGTACATCGGAAGCTGA